The DNA window GTCTTAGCCATCGCTAAAAGTAGTTCGGAAATTTTCTTTTCCGCCACTTCTATAGGTTCCACCGGCTTCATAAAACGAACACCGCCGCTGCCACAACCGTCGTAAACTCTTCGACCTCAGCTTCAGCGGTAATGCTGAAAGTTCTAGCCGGCTCGATTCCGAAAGCCGTTCTAAGCATGTAAGCTGCATTCTCTTCAGCAATCTTCCCAGCATTTTCTCCGTTGCAGTACCCGTGGTATTCGGTTAAGTAGCCGTTTAAACTCGGATCCGGAGGAATTGCTGCCCCAACACTTGCAAAAATTCTTTCTCCTTTTTTATTGCTCGTCATCCTCGACATCACGCAGAAAACGATTTGTCCGGGAAAAAGCTCTCTGAGACCATCTTCGATACCGATTATCTCGCAGCTCGGCGGAAATATGCTGCTAACCGTGACGAGATTGAACTTCTCTATCCTCGCATCTCTCAAAGCGAGTTCAAAGCTTACAAGCGCATCTTCATGCTTTCCAACGCCGGTAGTGAAAAACACTTTTCTCGGAATCAACTTCGTTGCCGAAAGTGGATAAGAACCGCTCTTTTGCTCTGGAACTCGCCTAAACCCAGCTAATTCTCCTTTTACTGCCTCAAACATCCTCTCGCACCTTGCAATTAGTTTTAGTTAGGGTATTTAAGCATTACTCCTACTAAAATAGGCTAAACGATTTTAGATTAATTATTAGCAAAGATCGAGCAAATCGGAATTGGGTGGAATAATATAAACTCGGAAAATTAAAATTCGAAATAAAAATTTTTATTAGAAGATAATTAATAAAAATGAAATTCATAAAACAAATATTGTCAAACCTTAATAAAATTACTCGCAACCTTTTTAATTCTTGGAGCAGTTTGCCGAGCATGAAATACGAAAAGGTAAAGCCGCCGGAGGAAGGGGAGAGAATAGAGTACAAAGACGGAAAGCTCATAGTTCCCGATAATCCGATAATACCCTACTTC is part of the Ferroglobus placidus DSM 10642 genome and encodes:
- a CDS encoding pyruvoyl-dependent arginine decarboxylase, whose protein sequence is MFEAVKGELAGFRRVPEQKSGSYPLSATKLIPRKVFFTTGVGKHEDALVSFELALRDARIEKFNLVTVSSIFPPSCEIIGIEDGLRELFPGQIVFCVMSRMTSNKKGERIFASVGAAIPPDPSLNGYLTEYHGYCNGENAGKIAEENAAYMLRTAFGIEPARTFSITAEAEVEEFTTVVAAAVFVL